TTTAGTGATGTTGGTACTTTTGGGAACAACAATATCAGTTATTATTTGGTATTCACCCGCTTCTCTTATATTTTTTAAATCTACTGTGCCAACTATCTTTTGGGATGAAATATTTTCCAATATATTTTGTGGCCCCTGAATTCCAACACTTACCTTGTCTCTTATTTCTTTAATTGATAAATTGCCACTTAAATTAATTGGTCTTACCTCTATATCATAATATCTTTCAGCTGTTATATTATATTCACTGGATATATAAAACCATAGTACAATTGCCATTGCAAATGCCAACAGTTTGATATCTAAATTTTTAAGTAAGATTGTTTTAATTTTAATCATTTTTTTGATTACCTTTTTTTGCTGAATCGAATAATTTTATCCTTTTTGGGTGATATAATTTCTGTAAAAATTTTTTGAGTAATTGTGGCTTCATTGGTCTTGTCAGTTTTCCATCAATAGCAACAGTAATAGCGCCTCTTTCTTCCGAAACTACTACAATTAAAGCATCGGTAGTTTCACTTAATCCTATTGCTGCCCTGTGCCTTGTTCCTAAATATTTTTTTAAATCAGTTCTTTTTGTCAAAGGCAATATACAGTTTGCTCCCGCAATTCTGTTATTCCTTATAATAACTGCACCATCATGCAATGGTGAATTTGGCAGGAAAATGGAATAAAGCAATTCTGAGGAAAAATCACTATTTAAAGTAATTCCAGTTTCTAAAATATCTTGTAATCCAACTTCTCTTTCTAATACAATTAGGGCTCCATTTTTTTCTGCAGAAAGCATTGGCACGACCATAATAATACCATTAATTAGCTCTTCCCACTGTTTTGTTTCCTCTCCCTGTCTAAATAATGGTATATTACTCAGGAAACCACCTTTACCCATTTTTAATAATAATCTTCTTAGTTCTGGTTGGAATATAATTGGGATTGCTACTACAAGCATCGCCATCAAGCCTTTTATTAACCAATTTATTGTTCTCAATCCCAGCCAATTAGCAATAAAAGAAAAAATAAAAAGAACCACAAATCCTTTAATAATTTGGACAGCAGGTGTGTCTTTTATTAATAGAAAAACATTATAAAGAATAAAAGTTATTAAAACAATATCTAAAATATCCAACACAGATATATTTAAAGACATTTTTTACCTTATTAACCTTTTACTAAAATAAAAAAGCCATCCCAAAATTATTTTATCATAAAATACTTTGATGATGGCTATTTTTTTCTGATAAGCATAACAAATAAAACAATATTTAAAAAGCAGAAAGACCATATTATCTCTTTGAAAATTGATAACTTGCCCTTGCGCCTTTTTTGCCATATTTTTTTCTTTCTTTCATTCGAGCATCACGTTCCAGCATTTTTTCTTTCTTTAAAACTGGTCTGAGCGAATGATCATATTCTACCAATGCCCTGGCTATTCCATGTCTAACTGCCCCACTTTGTCCGGTAGTGCCACCACCGGTTACTTTAATATTAACATCCACTTCTTCCATTTTATTAACCAAGCGCAAAGGTTCTTCAGCTATTATTACATCATTATTATTGGGGAAATATTCATTTAAAGGTTTATTATTAATAGAGATATTACCTTTGCCAGGATATAACCAAACCTTGGCAATTGAGGTTTTTCTTCTTCCAGTGCCATAAAATCTGTTAATCGTCAAAATTGCACCTCCTTATCGATTAGTTTATAACAATAACTTCTTGAGCAGTATGCGGGTGTTTATCTCCACGGTACACTTTAAGCTTTTTCATTACTGAACGACTTAGCTTATTTTTAGGTAACATTCCTTTAACTGCTTTTTCAATAACCATTTCTGGTTTTTTTTCTATCATTTCTTCAAACTTTACTTCTTTTAATGATCCTGGATAACCGGTGTGATGTCTATACAATTTTTGTTCTGCTTTATTACCAGTCACTTTAACTTTTTCGGCATTAATTACAACGACATAATCACCTAAATCTTGTGATTGATCAAATACAACTTTATTTTTTCCCCTTAAAATAGATGCTACTTCTGTAGCAAGTCTGCCCAATATCTTTCCTTTTGCATCAAACAGATACCAATTTCTTTGTATATTTTCCTGTTTTTCTCTAAATGTCTTCAATTTTTCCTCCCTCTGTCGGAATAATCAATAATAGGATAAAATAACATAAAAATTCTAATATAATTAAGTATTAATGTCAAGATAATTCTTGCTAAATGCTTATTTTATCATTTAATTTATAATATTATCCCTAATATCTTACCTTTATTAAGTACAGTCCATTTGGTGGCAACACTATTCCTGATTTTTGATTATTTTTTCCTTCAAGAATATTTATTATTTCCTTTGGTTCACGTTTATTCATTGAAAAATTTATTAATGTTCCAACAATTAGTCTCATCATTTTATATAAAAAAGCATCTGCTTCAATTGTAAAACAAACTATTTGCTTATTTTTCTTAATATTGATGCTTTTAATAGTTCTTAATCTGTTTACTCTCCTGTCATTTTTCTTTTTATTCAAGCAACTAAGAGCACTAAAATCATGATAGCCATAAAGATATTTGGAAGTTTCTATCATTCTATGAATGTCTAATTGTTTATTAAGAAAATAATAATAATTTCTCATAAAGACAACTTTTGAAGAAAACCTGGTATCGAATAAACTTCTGTTCATTATGAAATACTTGTAAATTTTGCTTTTCGCACTATACCTTGCATGAAAATCCATACTAACAGATTGTGCCTTTCTAACCCTTATATCACCCGGCAGATTATGGTTTAGTACAAGTGTCCATTTATTTACAGGCATTGAGCTTTTTGTGATAAAATTAGCAACTTGACCTATGGCATGCACACCGGCATCTGTACGACCTGATCCATTTAGCTTTATTCTATTTTCTCCAGTAATATTCCTTATAACCTTCTCAATTGTTCCTTGAATTGTTTTTCTGTTTTTTTGTTTTTGCCAACCGTAATAATTTGTTCCATCATAAGCAATTATAAGTTTAATATTTTTTGTATTTTCCATAATACTATAACCCTAATACTTTCCAAATACAAATGCTAATATTATCACCAAAAAACTTATAATGAAAAACAACTTATCATTTCTCTTTATTGATAACGTTCGATAATGTGTTCTTCCATTTCCTCCTCTATAACACCTTGCTTCCATTGCAATTGCTAACTCATCAGCACGATGGAATGCATTTATGAATAATGGAATAATTATAGGAATCATGTTCTTTATACGGTTTATAATATTACCACTGTCAAAATCTGCACCACGAGCAACTTGAGCTTTTATTATTTTTTCTGTTTCTTCCATCAAAGTTGGAATAAAACGAAGTGCGATTGTCATCATCATTGCTATCTCATGAGCTGGTACTTTAATACTTTTAAAAATAGACAATAGCCTTTCAATTCCATCTGTTAAGCCAATTGGAGAAGTGGTCAGTGTTAACCATGAAGTTGCTATAATTAATAAAAATAATCTGGTTGCAATAAAAAATCCGCGAATCAAACCTTCTTTTGTAATTGATAGAATCCATATTCTTAAAATAACTTCTCCTTGTGTTGTAAAAAAATGTATTAATAATGTCAGTATTATTAAGAATAACAATGGCCTTAAGCCCAACAATACATATTTTGGATTAACCTTTGACAGGGCTATCCCACTAAATAGATATATACCAACAACCAAAAAACCTACCCATGTATTAATTAAAAATATTGTAATAATTATAAATAAGGTTATTAATATTTTAATTCTCGGATCTAATCTGTGAATAGTTGATTCCTTGTGAATATATTGGCCAATTGTTAAATTTCTAATAAATTTCATTTACCTTCTCTTATTTATTAAGTTTATAATTTCACTTTCTGCTTCTTCCAGTGTTAAAACACCTGAGTCAACAGGCCTTCCCATTGTTTTTAATTTATGCATAATATATGTAATCTGAGGCAATGATAACCCTATTGTTTCTAACCTCTCTACATTATCCCTAAAAATTGCTTTCGGTGTGTCGTCCATTACAATTCTTCCGTTTTCCATAACTATTATTCTTTGCGATAACTCTGCAACTACTTCCATATTATGTGAAACTAATATAATTGTCTTTTGAAAAGATATATGAAGATCCTTGATTAATTTTAGTAATTTTTTACGGTTTTGAGGATCAAGACTTGCGGTTGGTTCATCTAAGATAATAACATCTGGTTCAATTGCCAGAATACTTGCGATTGCAACTCTACGCATTTCACCACCGCTTAAGCTAAATGGTGATTTGTCCTTATACATAGAATAATCCATTTCAACCATTTTCATTGCCTTCCTGACCCTTCTCTCCAACTGATTAATATCTTTTATTCCTGTATTTTTTGGTCCAAAAGCAATTTCCTTAAAGACAGTCTCTTCAAACAACTGATTTTCGGGGTACTGAAAAGTAAGCCCAACTATTTTTCTTATTTCCTTAAGCTTTGCCTTATTTTGATGTATATCTACTCCATCAATGAATACTTTTCCCTCAGTAGGTTCCAGCAGACCATTAAACATTTGCAGAAGTGTAGTTTTCCCACACCCTGTATGTCCGATAATTCCAACAAATTCCCCTCTTTTAATCTTTAAATTAATTGACTTTAAAGCATCAGTTTCAAATGGCATATTTAAATTATAGGTATATGAAACATTTTTTAGATTAATAAGCATAATTTTTCTACCATTTCTTCTTTATTTAAAATATTTGGAGGAATCTTTATACCTTTTTGGCTTAACATTCTTGCAAGCATGGTTGTTGGAGGTAATTCTAAATTTAACTGCTTTAACTGTTCATCCGATTGTAAAAAAATTTTTTGAGGTGTACCTGTTAATGCAATTTCACCTCTTTTAAGCACAATTATTTTATTAAATTCTGCTGCCTCTGACATGAAATGAGTGATATATATAATCGTAATTTTTTCATCTCTATTTAATTTCTTTATAGTATCAAGTATTTCCCTTCTTCCTTTTGGGTCTAACATAGAAGTTGGTTCATCTAATACTAAATATGATGTATGCATAGCTAATGCTCCTGCAATAACAACTTTTTGTTTTTGACCGCCTGATAATAAATGAGGTTCACAGTTTCTCATTTCAAGCATACCAACAAGATCCAAAGCCCATTCTACCCTTTCTTTCATTTCCGACTCATCTATTCCTACATTTTCTAATCCAAAAGCAATATCGTCCTCAATTGTTGTGGCAACAAGTTGATTGTCAGGGTTTTGAAAAACCATTCCTACCTTTTTTCTTATCTCCCAGATTTTATCTGTATCTTTAGTATTCATATTATTCACAATAACATCACCTTCCTGTGGTAATAACAACCCATTAATATGTTTTGCAAATGTTGATTTCCCAGAGCCATTGGCACCAATTACAGCTATAAAATCCCCGTTATGAATATCAATATTAATATTTTTCAAGGAAAATAAATTATTGTCTTTATTATTATGGTAAAGGTATGAAACGTTATCAAATATTATCAAATAAACATCCCTCTTTTACGACTTTTAATTAGCTTATAGCTAATATGGTATTTTAATAATAAAAATAAAAAGGTTAAAATGCAGGAATACTCATTACTATATAATCCTTACAAATTAACCTTATTATTTTCTATATTTTATTTAACAAATTCTATAACTGCCATCGGGGCTGCATCACCTTTTCGAAAACCGGCTTTAATAATTCTTGTATAGCCCCCGTTTCTTTCTTTGTACTGAGGACTAATCTCTTCAAAAAGGAGTTTGATAGCATGTTTGTTCTGTATAGATTTGAATACTTTCCTTCTTGATTGTAGATTATCTTCTTTTGCTACAGTAACTATTTTTTCTAAGTATTTTTGCAATTCTTTTGCTTTAGGAAATGTTGTATTAATTTTTCGATTTATAATCATAGATATGGACAAATTAGATAATAATGCCCTTCTATGGCTGGTATCCACATTTAACTTTCTTTTTAAGTTTCTATGTCTCATCAGACTCACTCCTTTGTATCTCAGTATCTTTCAAAGAAAGGCCGAATTCTTTTACTTTATCCTTGATTTCTTCAAAAGACTTTTTACCTAAATTTTTTATTCCCATTATTTCTTCTTCTGTTTTACTGATAATATCACCGAAAGAATTAATATTAGACTTCTTTAAACAATTGTATGATCTTACTGAAAAATCAAGTTCCTCTATGCTTTTTTCTAATAATTTTTTCTGTTCATTATTTTCATTCTCTTCCTCTGCAATTTGATCAGTTATAGACTCCATTTCATCAGGAGAAAATTTTGTAAACAACTTTAAATATTTAATAAGAATATTTGAAGCTTTGCTTAGCGCTTCGTCTGGCAATATACTTTTATTTGTATATATATCCATAACAAGTTTTTCATAATTCATAAACTGGTCAGAACTTGTTTTTTCAATATTATATGCTACCTTAATAACAGGTGAAAACATTGAATCAATAGTTATATAATTAATAGCCTGGTCTTTCTTTTTATTTTCTGGCGCAGTAATATATCCAGTGCCTTCTTCAACGATTATCTCCATATCCAATTTACCATCATCGCTCAAAGTGGCTATCGTGCTATTTGGATTTAAGATCTCCACATTTATGTTCGGAGTTATATCTCCTGCTTTTACAATACCTTTTCCACTTGCTTTTAGTCTTAATACTTCAGAATTACTACCATACATTTTAAAAACAATGGCTTTTGTGTTTAGAAGAATTTCATTAACATCTTCCTTTACACCGGGTATTGTAGAAAATTCATGAACAACTCCTTCAAACCTTACTGCAGTTGCACTTGCACCAGTTAAAGAAGATAATAACACTCTTCTTAAGGAATTACCTAAAGTTGTACCATAGCCTTTATCCAATGGCTCAATTATAAAACGCCCATAACTATCTGTTAAATTTTCTATTTTTATTTTAATATTATTTATATCTAACAATTGAAATATCTCCTTCCGGTATTGATTGTTAAGTGCCATTTTATCTGGAATAGAATTCAACGACTAGCTTTTCATCAATAGGCATATCAATGTCTTCTTTAGAAGGAAGCTTAACCACTTTCCCTTTTAAATTTTTAATATCGGCTTCTAGCCACGAAGGAACATTAACTTCTCTCTCTTCTTCTTTTAGTTCTTTCAATTCATTAATACTCTGGCTTTTTCCCCTGACTTCTATAACATCATTTAATTCTGCCATATAGGAAGGTATGTTAACTTTTTTACCATTTACCAAAATATGGGAATGTCTAACAAGCTGCCTGGCTTTTGCTCTCGAATTGGCAAAACCCAAACGGTAAACAATATTATCCAATCTTCTTTCTAAAAACTGAATAAAGTTCTCACCGGTTACTCCATGTTTCTTCTCTGCCTTTTCAAAAAGATTACTAAATTGTTTTTCTAAAAGACCATACATATCTTTCATCTTCTGTTTTTCTTTCAACTGAATGGCATAGTTTGATAATTTTCTCACTCTTCTGCTTTGGGAACTTTTACCTGGTGCATTTTCTCTTTTTTCAACTGCACATTTTTCAGTATAACACCTTTCTCCCTTTAAAAATAACTTGGTTCCCTGTCTTCGGCATAGCCGACAAACAGGACCCGTATATCTAGCCATGTAATTACCTCCTTAAGGTAAAATTATGTATTATTTATAAATAATTAACATTACTTATTTAGATATTTATAATTATCATTTTATTCATTATTTATTAGATCACACCAAAAGCTAAACTCTACGCTGTTTAGGAGGTCTGCAACCATTATGTGGTATCGGTGTAACATCTCTTATTGTATTTATTTTGAAACCAATTGCCTGTAATGAGCGTATAGCCGTTTCTCTCCCGGATCCAGGACCTTTTACATACACATCTATATCTCTCATACCTTGATCCATTGCTTTTTTCCCGGCTTCCTCAGCTGTTCTTTGTGCTGCAAACGAAGTACTTTTTTTACTTCCCTTATTTCCAATAGATCCTGCACTTGCCCAGGAAACAATATTTCCTTCCGTATCTGAAATAGCTACAATGGTATTATTAAAAGTTGATTGAATGTGTACAATGCCTTTTAATATATTCTTTCTTACTTTTTTCTTTCTGACTTTTTTTGCCTGCTTTTTTGTAGCCAAAATATTCTCCTTTCCAATAATTATAAAACGTAAAATTCTATATTACTTACTTCTTTTAATACCAACAGTTCTTCGTGGTCCTTTTCTTGTTCTCGCATTAGTACTTGTTCGTTGTCCTCTAACAGGCAAGCTTCTTTTATGTCTTAATCCCCGATAAGAACCAATTTCCATTAACCTTTTTATATCTGCAGTTCTTTGACTTCTTAGTTCTCCTTCAACCTTAAGGTCTTTGCCAATCAAATCCCTAATTTTGTTAATCTCTTCATCCTTTAAATCTTTTACTTTAGTTTCAAAGTTAATACCTGCTTCAGTCAGTATCTTTCTTGATAATGTATATCCAATACCATATATATATGTCAATGCACAATCTATATTTTTATTATTTGGTATGTCAACACCGCTAATCCTAGCCATATAATTTTTCCCCCTTTATTATTTTCCCTGTTTTTGTTTATGCTTGGGATTATTGCATATTACCATTATTTTTCCATGTCTTCTTATTAATTTACATTTTTCACAAATCTTTTTTACAGATGTTCTGACTTTCATTTTTTAATTCCTCTCCTGCTATAAAATCTTGAATACACCTAAATAAAAAATATTATAATTCGAACTATAGGTATATAGCTACACTTAAATACAATTTAATATATAATAGATTATGTTATATATTATTTCAATATTTTATATATACCTATTCATTATAATCGATATATAATTCTACCTCTACTTAAATCATATGGAGAAATTTCAACTTTTACCTTATCTCCAGGCAATATACGTATAAAATGCATTCTAATCTTACCAGATATATGTGCTAATACTTCGCAACCATTCTCTAATTCAACTTTAAAAGTTGCATTAGGTAGTGCCTGGGTTACAGTTCCTTTCATTTCTACATATTTTTCTTTACCCATTATACAATCATCTCCCATTTAAAAAATAATGTATAGTTCCTGAAATTGTCTTTAATTTCATACTGTTAATATTTCATTATTTTTTTCATATATTGCTATAGTATGTTCAAAATGAGCTGACAAACTTCCATCAGCAGTTTTTACTGTCCATCCATCACTACCACTGATTGTTTGATATTTACCTTCATTTATCATTGGCTCTATAGCTATTACCATACCTTTTTCTAATTTCATACCTGTTTTAGGTCTACCATAATTAGGTATTTGTGGATCTTCATGAACCTTCAAGCCAACACCATGGCCAACAAATTCCCTGACTACAGAAAAGTTCCTTTTTTCAGCTAAAGTTTGAATTGCGTAACCTATATCACCTAAATAGTTACCATTCTGTGCTTTCTTAATACCTTCATATAAACATTCTTTTGTTGTTTTAATTAATTCTTCAGCTACTTTACTTATCTTTCCAACAGCCACAGTAACAGCACTGTCTCCATAATAACCATTTAAATAAGTCCCAATATCTATACTAACAATATCACCTTCTCTTAAAATTCTTTCACCTGGTATTCCATGCACTATTTCATCATTTATGGAAATACATGCAGATGAAGGAAACTCATTACCTTCAGGGCCATATCCCTTGAATGATGGTTTCCCGCCATGCTTTATAATGTAATCCTCTGCCATTTTATCAATATCAATAGTTTTTATACCAGGTTTCACTTTATCAGAGATATATTTTAACGTATTTGCTGTTAGCTGGCAACTTTTCTTTATCTGTTGAATCTCTTTATCTGTTTTTATTATAACCATACATTATTTCTTTCTGCTAATTCCAAGATTACTTAGAGTGTCCTTTACTACTTTTAACCTCTCTTCAAGTTCAATATTCGAATTAACCCTTGTTAATAGATGTCTCTTTTGATAGTAATCCACAAGTGGCAATGTTTCATTATTAAATACTTCGAGTCGCTGTAAAATTGTTTCTTCCTTGTCATCATCTCTTTGAATAAGCTTTCCACCGCAAATATCACATGTTCCTTCTACTTGCGGAGGATCATAATTAAGATTATAAATGGCACCACATTTAGTACAAACCCTTCTGGATGATAACCTTTCTAATATTGTTTTTTTTGAAGTCTCAAAATAAAACACCTGATCAATTTTAATGGATAAACTTTTCATTAATAAATCCAAATCAATAGCCTGCTGTATAGTTCTTGGAAAACCATCAAACATAAATCCGGACTGGCAATCACTTTTTATTATTCTGTCCTCGATTATTTTCATAATCAAATTATCAGGAACTAATTTGCCTGAGTTCATATAAGATTGTGCTTTCTTACCTAAATCAGTTTCATTTTTTATGGCATTCCTTAAAATATCTCCTGTAGAAATAATTGGGATATCATTCTCCTTTTTTATTTCATGGGCAATGGTTCCCTTACCTGCTCCAGGAGGACCTAATAATACAATTATCATGAAAATCCCCTTATTTATTATTTATAAATAATTAATAGTTATTATTTCTTTATAAAACCTTCATAATGTCTCATTAGCATATGAGATTCTATCTGTTGAACTGTTTCCAGAGCAACACCGACCATGATTAAAACAGAAGTGCCACCAAAATATATAGTAGTAATTCCTGTAATTTCGATTAATATGTTTGGAAGTATTGCTATAATTGCCAAAAATATAGCCCCACTTAATGTTATTCTGGTCATAATATTATCAATATACATTGCAGTTGCTTTCCCAGGTCTTCTTCCAGGTATAAAACCTCCGTATTTTTTTAAATTATCCGCCATATTTTGAGGATTAAAGGTTATAGCTGTATAGAAAAACGTGAACACTAAAATCAATATAGCATATAAGGTTAAGTATAATGGCGTACCAGGTGAAAGAGCTGCTGATACTTTTTGCATAAAAGCAGAACCTTGAAAAAATTGTGCGATAGTACCTGGAAATATTAATATGGCTGAGGCAAATATAATAGGAATAACACCGGCCTGGTTAACCCTTAGCGGTATATGGGTGCCTTGTCCACCATATAATTTTCGACCTATAACTCTTTTTGCATACTGCACAGGAATACGTCTTTGACCTTGTTGGATTGCAACGACTCCTGCAATAACTAAAACAATAACTACTACCAGACTTATAAGTGATATAATGCTTATCTCTCCAACTCTGAATAAATTCCATGTTTGTATAATCTCAGTTGGTATTCTGGCAACAATTCCGGCAAATATTATTATTGAAATTCCATTACCAATCCCATAGTCGCTAATTTGCTCACCCAGCCACATTAAAAAACATGTACCTGCAGTCAAACTGATAACCAATAAAAATCTGAACATTAAACCACTAATCATTAATACCTGTAGACTTTCCAGCCATGCGCTAATACCAACAGCCTGTATTAACCCTAAAACTACAGTGCCATATCGTGTTATTCGATTTAATTTGGTTCTTCCTTCCTGTCCTTCTTTTGCCCATTGTTCAAACAATGGAACTACTGACTGCAATAGTGACATGATAATAGAAGCATTAATATATGGCATAATTCCTAATGCAAATAGTGAAAAACGACTTAATGCGCCACCTGCAAAAAGATCAAA
The window above is part of the Atribacterota bacterium genome. Proteins encoded here:
- the secY gene encoding preprotein translocase subunit SecY produces the protein MLDQLRSLFKIPDLKSRLLFTLAMLIVVRLGSHIPLPGIDKQAMANLLTQGGILGFFDLFAGGALSRFSLFALGIMPYINASIIMSLLQSVVPLFEQWAKEGQEGRTKLNRITRYGTVVLGLIQAVGISAWLESLQVLMISGLMFRFLLVISLTAGTCFLMWLGEQISDYGIGNGISIIIFAGIVARIPTEIIQTWNLFRVGEISIISLISLVVVIVLVIAGVVAIQQGQRRIPVQYAKRVIGRKLYGGQGTHIPLRVNQAGVIPIIFASAILIFPGTIAQFFQGSAFMQKVSAALSPGTPLYLTLYAILILVFTFFYTAITFNPQNMADNLKKYGGFIPGRRPGKATAMYIDNIMTRITLSGAIFLAIIAILPNILIEITGITTIYFGGTSVLIMVGVALETVQQIESHMLMRHYEGFIKK